A region from the Canis aureus isolate CA01 chromosome 10, VMU_Caureus_v.1.0, whole genome shotgun sequence genome encodes:
- the LOC144321541 gene encoding thymosin beta-4-like — MSEKCDMAEVEKFDISLRRQKLKRKNPLPSKETIEQEKQTGKL, encoded by the coding sequence ATGTCTGAAAAATGTGATATGGCTGAGGTTGAGAAATTTGATATAAGTTTAAGAAGACAGAAACTCAAGAGAAAAAATCCACTGCCTTCAAAAGAAACAATTGAACAAGAAAAGCAAACAGGCAAATTGTAA